The stretch of DNA GTCAGGACCTTTCCGGCCTGCCGCCGGCCCTGATCGTGACTGCCGAGCACGACCCGCTGCGCGACGAAGGCGAGCTCTACGGCCGGCGGCTCACCGATGCGGGCGTGGAAGCGTCGGTGCGCCGCTATGCAGGCGCCAACCACGGCTTTGTCCAGAACTTCTCCTGGATTCCGGAGTTCTACGATGTGTTCGAAGAGGCGGCCGGGTTCCTGGGCAGGGGCGCCGGGACCAGCGGGGGCGCAGGACAATGATGAAACCGGTCGACGTCCACCCCCTGATCTCGCCGTGGGGGCGGTTCGGTCTCTACAGCTTCTTCATAGACGCCCCCGAACCCGCGATTGTCGATACGGGGATCGCGTCCTCCCCCGCCGAAGGCATGGCGCCGGCGCTGGCCGCAATCGGCCGCCGGATCGAGGACGTCCGCTGGATCCTGCTGACCCACGGACACATCGACCACATTGGGGGCGCATATGCCCTGTGGGAGCTCACCGGACGCCGCGCGCAGGTGGTCATCCACGAGGCCGACGCCCCGTTGTTGCGCTCGCGCCGCGCCCACGTGGACGAATACCTGTCGGGGAGGGGAAAGTATCTGCAGGACCCCGACGGCGAAGCAAGGCTGACCGCTGCCACGAAGGCCGTGATTTCGGGCGAGATGGAGCCGGACCTGCTGGTGCGCGGCGGGGAGACTATTTCCCTTGGCGGCGACGTCGCCGTCTCGGTCCACTCGATCCCGGGCCACACCCGCGGATCGGTCGCCTATGTCCTTGACGGCCAAAACGACGTGTTCGTCGGCGACGCTGTCCAGGTCCATGGTGCCGCCAACGGCTTCCCAGGATTCGTCGACCCGGCCGGCTACCGCTCCAGCCTCCAGTACCTCAGCGAGGAGATCCGGCCACGCCACCTCTACCTTGGTCACCCGTACCGACGTGCGGACGGCACACCGTACGGCGTGGAGCTCGACGCCGGCCAGGCGAAGGAAGCGCTTCAGGAGAGCCTGGCGGTCGAGGCGCGCGTCCGTGAGGCGGCCTGCGGCTGCCTGGCCGAGGGACTTCAGCAGACGGATTCGCCGTATTCCCCCTTCGCCCGGGCGGCAGCGGAGCTCGGCTACGAGTCAGACCCCGGCCTGGAGCCGTCCCCGTTCTTCACGACGCTCCACGGCTATCGCACGGCGTCGGACCACACGACAGAAAATGAGGAGATCAGCACTCATGGATGACTTCCAGCTACTGGACGCCGGTGGCGAAAAGATCGCCGTGCGCAAAGAACTGCGGGTTCCCATGCGCGACGGCGTCGAGCTCGCTGCGGACGCCTACCAGGGTCCCGAGGACAAGCCCCGCCCTGCCTTGGTGGCGTTGAGCCCCTACGGCAAGGAACTGCAGGCCCTGGCCTTGACCACCCCGCCGCAGCGGCGCCCCAGCCCAATGTGGGACGGCTGCATCGAGGCGGGCGACATCGCGCGGATCGTCAAGGAGGACTACGTCCACGTCATCGGCGACCTGCGCGGCTCCGGCCACTCCGGCGGTGAGCACATCGGCAACTACAACGCCGGCGGAGTCTCGCTGGGCGAAGACGCGTACGACTTCATTGAGTGGGTCGCGGAGCAGCCATGGTGCGACGGCAACGTCGGCATGGTGGGGATCTCCTACTTCGGTTCCATGCAGGTGCTGGCCGCGGCCGAGCGCCCGCCGCACCTGAAGGCGATTTTCGTCTCCGGCGGACACTACGACTTCTACGAGACCACCTACCACGGCGGCATCATGTGGTTCATGCCGCGCGCCGCCCGCGAGGGCCGCGGCGGCGACTCCGGCTGGGCCTTCACCGATAACGTCAAGTCCCGCATGATCGAGAAGTACTCCCCCGCGGAGCTTAAGGAACTCGTCGCCAAGCGCCTTGAGGATCCTGACGTCGCCGCCTGGCCCAACCTCGTCCACGTGCTGCATTACCCGAAGAACCACGAAGCCTGGTTCGACATCGTCATGAACGAACTGGACGGGGACTGGTACGAGGAGCGCAACCCCATCACGCTCGCCCCGAACATCGACATCCCGGTCTGGCTGCAGATCGACCAGGGCCGCGGCTGGACCATGGACGGCACGATCGAACTGTTCAAGGAGCTGAAGGGGCCCAAGAAGCTGGACATCGGCCCCTACCCGCCGATGCAGTCGCGGCCTTCATCGAGGAGCACGACAAGATGTTCCGGTGGTACGAGTACTGGATCAAGGGCATCGACAACGGCGTGATGGATGGGCCGGCAGTCAGCGTCTTTGTGGAAGGTTCCCGCCAACTGGTGACCGCAGAGCAGTGGCCGCCCAAGGACGTCGAATACAGGCCGCTCTACCTGCGCCCGCGTCACAAGCTCGCGACCGGGCCGGAGCCGATGGGAGCGGAATACGCCGTGCCGGATGGCTTTTACCAGGCGCCGCTGACCGTGACGGACAAGGTGGAGATCCTCAGCTGGTCCACCCCGCCCTTCGAGGAGGACACGGAAATGATCGGCACGGGTGCCGCGCACATCTTCGCCGAGATCGACCAACCGGATTCCAACTTCATCCTGCGCCTGTGGGACTACGCGCCCAACGGCAAGCGCCAGCTCATCACCAGCGGCTACCTCAAAGCCTCGCACCGCGAACTCGACGAACGCAGCACCGAGGGCAGCCCGGTCCACCCGCACACCCGCTCCGTTCCGGTTGAACCCGGCACGATCGAGGAATACGTGCTGCGGCTCTACCCGTTCGCCAACACCTTCAAAGCCGGACACACGCTCACCGTCGAACTGTCCAACGACGAGCCGCTGGCCGACGAGCACAACGCCCTGCTGCCCCCCGACGCCTTCCACCTGCCGGTGGGCCGGCCTGTCACCCATAAGATCTACCGCGACGCTGCCCACCCGTCCCGGCTCGTCCTGCCCTTCACCACCAAGCGGTCGAGTAGCTGACAAGAAATGACCCTTCGCACTCGCGGAAATGTTCCACAAGTGGACCGCATCTCCGTTCCGTGAGCACCAATGAAGGCTCCGTCCGCTGGACGGAGCCTTCATTGGTGCTACGAGGACGGCCTAGCGATGGCCGGTCAGGGCTTCGGCGGACTCCTCGAGCACCGTCCCGACGCTGTGGTGCTTCGGCTCGCGTATTGCGCCAATAACCAATGCGGCGATGACCGCACAGAAGGCTGCGGCGACCCATAGTCCTAGGTGCATTCCGTCGACGAAAGCACCGTTCACGCCGGGGAACCCCTCGAAAACAACTCCGGCGGATGCCCCTTCGATGGCGCCGGCGGGAAGGCTTGTCTTTGCCACGGCGGGGATCACCTGGCCAGCGACGATTGCGGACAGAATTGCGGTACCGATAGCGCCTCCGACCTGAATGCAGGTGGTCTGGAAACCGCTGGCCACACCGGCCAGGTGCACCGGCGCGCCTCCCACGATGAGGTCCGCGCCTGATGGAATGGCGAAGCCGGAACCGAACGCGATGATCACGAACGGCACCGCCGTCATCCAGTAGGGCGTGTCGACACCGACCAAGGTCAGCAGCGCCAGGCCTGCCGCCATCAGACCGAGGCCCATTGCGGCGACCCTGCGGGGGCCGATCTTCGCCGTGAGCAACGCTCCGATGGGTGCGGAAGGGATCGCGAAAAAGCTCATCGGCAGCATCATCAGACCAGCCGTGGCG from Arthrobacter sp. B3I9 encodes:
- a CDS encoding MBL fold metallo-hydrolase, whose amino-acid sequence is MMKPVDVHPLISPWGRFGLYSFFIDAPEPAIVDTGIASSPAEGMAPALAAIGRRIEDVRWILLTHGHIDHIGGAYALWELTGRRAQVVIHEADAPLLRSRRAHVDEYLSGRGKYLQDPDGEARLTAATKAVISGEMEPDLLVRGGETISLGGDVAVSVHSIPGHTRGSVAYVLDGQNDVFVGDAVQVHGAANGFPGFVDPAGYRSSLQYLSEEIRPRHLYLGHPYRRADGTPYGVELDAGQAKEALQESLAVEARVREAACGCLAEGLQQTDSPYSPFARAAAELGYESDPGLEPSPFFTTLHGYRTASDHTTENEEISTHG
- a CDS encoding CocE/NonD family hydrolase — encoded protein: MDDFQLLDAGGEKIAVRKELRVPMRDGVELAADAYQGPEDKPRPALVALSPYGKELQALALTTPPQRRPSPMWDGCIEAGDIARIVKEDYVHVIGDLRGSGHSGGEHIGNYNAGGVSLGEDAYDFIEWVAEQPWCDGNVGMVGISYFGSMQVLAAAERPPHLKAIFVSGGHYDFYETTYHGGIMWFMPRAAREGRGGDSGWAFTDNVKSRMIEKYSPAELKELVAKRLEDPDVAAWPNLVHVLHYPKNHEAWFDIVMNELDGDWYEERNPITLAPNIDIPVWLQIDQGRGWTMDGTIELFKELKGPKKLDIGPYPPMQSRPSSRSTTRCSGGTSTGSRASTTA
- a CDS encoding CocE/NonD family hydrolase C-terminal non-catalytic domain-containing protein, giving the protein MFRWYEYWIKGIDNGVMDGPAVSVFVEGSRQLVTAEQWPPKDVEYRPLYLRPRHKLATGPEPMGAEYAVPDGFYQAPLTVTDKVEILSWSTPPFEEDTEMIGTGAAHIFAEIDQPDSNFILRLWDYAPNGKRQLITSGYLKASHRELDERSTEGSPVHPHTRSVPVEPGTIEEYVLRLYPFANTFKAGHTLTVELSNDEPLADEHNALLPPDAFHLPVGRPVTHKIYRDAAHPSRLVLPFTTKRSSS